From the genome of Anopheles funestus chromosome 2RL, idAnoFuneDA-416_04, whole genome shotgun sequence:
ggTGAAGAACATGGTAACCAGCCGGCGGACCAACACAAAAATATCCGACATGATTCTCCAAAAACCGATTCGAAAGGGGGAGATGCGATGATGGCGCTGGAACGATCGTTTATGTATATAAGCGATAGCAGAAACGGTAGCGATGCTATTATTTATCCCAGCAAAGAACCCCGCTTATGTGATACGGAAACCATATACACCGTATACACTAGTTCGTTTTCTTCCGCTAACAAATGGGTAATACGATGGGGTAGAATCTGTCTATTGGCCTCAGTTGGTAATCACATCCTTGCCTTGAAATCTTACTCATTCTGACATCGTTTCAGTCCCTTCTGCACCGAATTTTAGGAATAACGAATATATTAAGCAGGCATCATGTGATGAATTTATTGACTCGATTACAGACACacaatttattacactttttcctgctgttgctgcctttttttgtttttgctccagGCAATCGTTTGATGAAGGTTCCCGTTGGCGGCAACGATACTTGATGCAGGTGGGTGGTTCAAGGTACACTAGCGAATATCGAGCCATGTTATTGCAAAAATGGTGCCGTTTTCTTGCTATGTTCGGTTTTTGCTGTCATTTGGCCATTCATTCTGCTGCTCCGCTGTTTGTGAGGCTGTGcgaaattatgttttcaaacAGCAAGAACAGATAACATGGTTTTATGTTGTGTTAGACCATATTATATTCATCACGCAAAGTTATCGAAAGTCTCTTTCaaaactatgtttttttttggaaagcgATATTATACTAAGCTAATTGTAACTGAAAAATAATAAGCTTACAAACTGAAATACTcatattttacattatttatttactcaaaAACGTGCAATAAGAAGAATGACACTTTGATAACTAAATTGGTATTGAATATCAGAAAACCGTGCAGTATGTTTAAAGTTAAATAACTTTAAAGTTTAACAATACTTGCAATACCAAccttgttattttatttgatattttattcgttACTTCTTATAAGCGCCTGCAACGAGCTGCATTATATTTCGATGGCTTTTGGCGTAAGTGCTCTTgaatgaatataaataaaacggGCATACTGGGAATattattattccatttttatggaagaaaaaaacaatcaaaatgactggtccggtagtacTGATGTTAAatataatgtaaataaataatatcatATTCCAAAAGGTACTAAAATTTACAACATTTAGAACAACGTTTATAAAGGATGTGAACATATAGTGTGTGCCCATTTTAAATTTACGATTGCTCACTTTAATTTGACCAACATTACTCCACGTGTATCAGCCACAAACAAAGCCTGTACTATAATGCTTGGTTGGTTCAACAACTGTTGATGCgatgatatatttaaatttgctaTTCTTTAACAATGACTGCTGATCATGCAATAATAAGCGAACAAGCAATTTGGCACTTAACACTATGATCTGACACTATGATCATTTTTGCAAAGATGCAATACAACACACATGAATTCATAATGAAGATGTGTCGCGTGCGCGTACAGTGTAGCCGTCGTTTGAAATCATTTTGTAGTAATAGGAGCTAAAATATTCGTTTACATGTATGTTGCTTGCAACCTTCACACAAGAAACATCATCATACTTGCGTGAAATGTTTACTGTATCCtcataacaataataattcaCAGAAAATActaatttgttatttaaacatttataattCAGTTTAACaattcacagaaaaaaaacaatcgttatattttttacaattatttcAACATGTTCAAAGTGTGATAATCAAATACAAAACCATTTGTTAACTATGCTctatatatttaaaatagcACATAAACGCTTAGTTGAAATTGTGGAATATGGagaaacatattaaaataagTTGGGATCATTCCGACGCAACTGAATATACCATTATCTAACTGGCCACATATCTCCTTGTCTTGCCACTCACCATGCGAAGCTATCATATCTCAATAAATTATGCTACATTCGTACAGCCCATTCGTATTCTGATTCCGAACAGAATGGTACTGCAAGACACGCGACTGATAGGTATGTTTATTGTGAATGATAATAAGATATGATAAACATGTTGTCAACTGTGAAACTTCCTcgcttgtgcgtgtgtgttcattccacacacacacacacacacgagaagATTTGCACCAACAGATAATGGTAGAATGTATTTCGACGATTTTGTTGGTTGCCCTTCATACCAATCGTAGGAAATTATCGTCGCTGATGTTCAATGTTCGTGCGTATGTTTTCATGACCCTAAATTACCTTGGCAAATTGAGCATCACTGCGACGCGCGCGCCACCAGCGATGAAACCCCTTCTCGCTTTGCGCACACAACAATGCAGCAAATCATGTCCTTAATCgggaaaatcaaaacatattttcatggCGAGCGGTCATGCTGAGCGCCTGGTTTGATCCAACACGATTTTCACGCTGTATCGACCCTAAACCACATACGCAAACGGGCGATGCAGCGAAGCGAAGTGCAGCAATACAAATATTATTTCGAACCCAGTTTGTGTTGTCGGGTTGGTGTCATCCGCgtgtttataaataattaatttcatggCTTAACTAGTTATAAATGACTGCTACATTGAAACGAATCAATTATACGCACACCGAACCGGATGAAATTAGAAACGACAACTATCGTCCTATCTGCTATTTTCTTCCTTAGCGCCACGACGGAAGCTACGCTGGGGGAAATTTCAATCCCTGCTGTACACGCTGGGAATTCGCGTTGATCATTTCGATCACCACGGGTAGCAGTGACTCTCTCGCACCCACTGGAAGCAGGAGGGTGCAAACAGATATGCCTCTGTTTAATGCTGACCCGAAAGGCTAAAACGTTAGGGaacggaacaacaaaaaaaggaccatATTCACAATCCACAGTAAATCGTCACTCAATCGGGAAGGACCAGTTGACTGAACAGgttgtgaataaataaaaacacccaTTTATAATGcgatttgtttattattttacaatttggATTCACTTGACTCGTTTCGACCTTAATGCACACAGCCCAGGAAAAAGCCCAAGTCCGATGAAGCGCGAAGATGATATTTACAATGGGGTGTGAAATGCGATAATGTtacgttgcatttttttaccattatAGGAATTAGGAAAACGTAGGGCAATGAGTGTATTGTGTATtttgagtgttgttttttttttaacagcaaACCCCTAAACGCTTGTCTAAAGCTTACAATTCTACCGATGCTTACTAGTGACATTATGACGGATCAATGACGTACGTGAGTTTTAGTTTGGTCACAGATGGGAGCAAGTGTAATTAATCAGCATTAAGAATTAAGATAAGAAGCATAGCTATCAATTCGTCAATGCAACTACCACCTTATCAAATGAGCTGTTCAGTGTCTCGGCTACAGACAAATGAGACGAAAGTTGTGAAactaaatatttgaaaacatcTTAAGcaattattgaaaattattccgAACGATAGCATTGATTCGTTTAAAAGGATATTTAAACCCTTCTTCTTAGTTTTAACGCTAACAGACAAACTATCATAAAATGCTATCATTGATCATAAACGaatgaatattttgttcaCTGTTCCGTTGTGTGTTACAATGTGAAAGTTTAAagttttgcacattttccCCAATCTGCTTTTATCACCTTTTCTTTACATCGAGAGAAACTGTTTCATTATCGTATATTGCGGTAATAAACCAATAACACAATCAGTGTCGACCAAGCATAAAAGCTGTTATGCGTTTACATCGGTATTTCTGCTTTGATGCTGACCTTCTCACCCTCCAGATAGCAAACAGTTTCAACTACGGCAAAATGTTCAGAAATGCTTTTTAATGGTAAAACCAAACTGATTTCGTCAACGCACAAAGGCATGTAAGAAGGAGCAAACCTGGAAAAACAATATGCGCTTACTTTTGGCTCTACACTAATAAAGCTAAAGTGCACAATACAATGTGGCAATACAAAAGGCAATAAATTTCACATCATGAGAAGAAATTACGTTTTGTCTGTGAAGGACATTTTGGTTAAACTTGGACCCAAAAACTTGGCGTTTATTGtgtgcttttaattttttttaaataagtttacTAGGAAGCACCTATTTTGGTAATTAATGTTAATATGGGTATTCCATAACTATAATACTGTTTAATATGATAGAATTTAGAATTATATTCACTAAACTCGGTTACTGAGTAAAGGGCTCGGATTTAAAGTGGACATCGGTGATGTATAAGGTGATTCATTTGGtacatttattaattttataaaaaaaaaccaacgcttCACGCTACCACTACATATTGGCACATCAATTTCGAAACTTTACTACAACAAGGCGTTACTCAAACATTCGTGTACCTCCTACGGGCATAATCATGTATCAGGAGAAAGTGAAAAATCTTTCTTTCTCACGGCACTAAAAACCTATGATAACCCTTGTCTAAACCCTACCACACAGGACCCTGGGTGGATAAAATTGCtacaaataagaaagaaaaaacacaaaacaccaaGGATATAAATACAGGCTAAAGTTGATTTCCCAGCGGAGGACAGGAAAATGTACAAGCTGCATGTCACATGAACACATCGCTCCAATCTAAGCACATAAGGCCATATCTTCGATGTTGAGCAAAGcgatgaataaaacaaaaccatgctCACTTACTCCATCACTACTTACCCCTTGCACAGTTTAGTGTTcaaccaaacaaccaaaaaagaagCAGCTTTCCCGCTTTAACGCTCAACAAACCGAAAAACTCACCACAGTCGACAGAGGGCCCTGATTGAGATGCTTATGAAATTGGAATAGGACGTTTGGAGCTCTCCTGGTTGATGCTAAAACACACCAAATCTGCACACAACCTATCTGATGAGTCGGTTGTCAGAGCTACTGCCCAACAAACCCTATTGCAGTCTGAGGCAAAGCTTCATGCGTATCATAAATCATCTATTGCTACTACCATTGTTGTTTCAAAATGTGCGACGTTTTTTACTGAACTCAGAACATACTATGAAAATAACAGCCCTTGTTCCGAACCGTTGCATATACCTAAACTGATTTTGGTTTATGGGAAGTTCTATTTTTGTCCTGAAATGTACCAACCTACGCCACCCTTCTTATTGATTCAGGCATAATTCGTTCGTAATTACTTCCAATCGAATTAAACGTTACATAAACGAATTCAGCTCTGAGTACAGTGCACTCGGAATGTGGTTGACAAATAATTACGGCTAAATGAAAAGCCatgaaaatgtgttaaatGCCACCTTCACCATGCGTCGTAGCATCAGCCGTTAGATGCGCTTTTACCATCTGCCCACAACGACAACGACAAACAGCACGCACCGGGGCTAACCAATGATATTCTCTTGCTTTTGCTTCAGCTAATTGCTTTTGGAAACGGCGTAGGTGGCAAATTTACAGCTTTCGCAAAAAGGAGTAACAATGCGGAATGCTTTTGTGTAGAGACACAAGCGCTCTAGGATGCGCATGCTGTGAAAAACTAGGGTTTGAAACCGATATATCAAGCCAACCAGCAACGGGAACAAATTAAAAGGCtgtgaaataatttcaaatcgCCCAATCGTAGGTTCAATAATTGCTTCCGAGGACATTTTAACTGCCTACCCGATGGCCCTACCGGTGATTCTGCAAATGTTTCCACCGTTTTCGCTAGTTTCTGATAGGGACTGATTGACCACAACGACCCAATTAAGCTAAATAAACTACATGTGTGTATGCCCGTTTGGACCGCGCTTGTTTCGATCGTCTGATACAACTGGCTTTAACAAACGCACAATTACACCGGCATCGGACCACATACGATCATTGTCTATGGAAAACTAGCGATAATCGTGAACTCGTAGCTACGAATGTGAATTCAACGTTAAAACGATGAAATTGCTTCAAGCTTCACGATGAAAGTGCTCTATGTAGTTCGCTTTTCCAACTAAATCCATTAGACCAGTGTCTTGGTTTTGCCAACGAGCCACTAAATGATAATTGGTCAGTGATAAACGTTCACCGAAGATGAACACAGATAATGCGTATGCGGAACGTTTCGAAATCTGATGGGCGAGCCCGCGTAATAAGCCTGGAAGAAATGTATATTGCAAGCGGATACATATTATTCAGTATGATAGTCGATTACAACGGTACAATTTAAGTTTCCACTACCAGATGCAATTGTGAGATGGACGAGCTTGCCAGAACAGTAGTGTGGTTGGCAACTACCCTTTGTACGGGTTTACATAGAATTTTGGTCCTTTTTCGTCATTGTTTGTGTGGTAGGCGCATATTTATATTTGGTGCAAATTAGTCTCGCACAGTCAGTGTTTAAACGAAAAGCGGTCGATAAAGGTAACATGTAGTGACGTTTTTCCCTTGTGCATTCTTTCAACAAACCTTCAGAAAATTTGGCTGGCATTGGTTGTGTAGAAACCCGCAGTGTGATGTGCCTGTGCGGGTGGGAAATCATAAATTAGCACATATTTACAAATGCTGACGCTCGGTTTGATTACAGCTACCACTGCTGAGGGAATCTCTGCAGGCTATAACAAATTAGTGTCCTTAAAGTGTCCTATTTTATTCATCGGTGCTTTATATGGTGCTGTTGGCAAAGCCTTGTCATCCATACATCCCATGGTCTCTCGTCAATTATCTTTTATTTGCCAGCCCGGCCCATTCTTTCCTAACAAGCTTTCCTTGCAGTATTCCGGATCAACATATCCAACATAACtctgtttggttgttttgtccCAAAAACGGGAGGGGCAAAAGGCAAAATACTCGAAAACCGAATCTCTTCATGCTGCCAAAGCAAGCGAATCGGTCTACCTGTCGCCCGGGACATTCCCAAATCTAATGTTGGttctttcggttcggtttttacTCAAAACCCTCAAGTAGATACGCTTCTTTCGGTGTGTTCATTACCACTAACAAAGTACCTTCAAGCTGTGCTGGGTCCTCGGATTCTACACTAATGGCTTCATGGTTAAACGTGTTGTCATAAAACATAGAATTAAGCCAGCGGGTGATCTTAGCTTTTCCAAAACCACATTTATTGCTACCGACACCGACGAGCAAAGCTGTGCTATTTGTGTACGGATTCTTGTATTTTTGCATGTTTCCATGTACCTAATACAGCCTTCACTAACCTTCTCTATGGCATCGGATGGTTAATATGACTCTTTGAGAGACGCAGAATAGAACTTTCAATATAGCAATACAAATGAATGATTCCACTGAACGTACTGAACGGATAAAGGCAATGATATCATCAAATGTAACAAATGATGGTAATGTGCAATGTCTGAATATTGCTTCGCTAAAAGAAGCACGTGAAACCACTGTAtataatgtttcttttaacACTTCCTTCAAGTGCCTTGAACCAGGAGGCCAGAATCATTAGGAGCAACTTCATTAGATACATTTAAGCCTTTTTCCTGCAACCGGAATCATTTGAACAAATTGAAGAATATTTCATCTAAAAGGCAATTTCTTATTTACAATCGGTTAACCATAGAAATAAATCGTACAGCACGCCCAACTTCAATTGATTGAAGTTGAACAATGTGGCTTGTCTCCGGTAAAATGATGCACATTTATTTGCATCAATGAAAAATTCAtgctaaaaaaagaaagagtaCAATGCGTAACGTTTGAATATTTCACAACTTGCAACAGTAACAGTAACTGGAACGTAATTGTGGTACATTGATATCTCGAGATACGAGATACCCTGATATATGAGTGGTTAGAATTATTTTGCCTTGAGATGCGAGCAAAAATATAACGTCTAAGAGGACAACTAGCCAACGAAGAATACTTCGTAACAATACAGATGCATTAAACAAGTTGGACTGTAATGATTTGCATTAGTGTATACGTTTGCGAACGTACAAAATTGCATATACTGCAAGTATATTATCTCGTATCTCACGGTAAGGTGAAttaagaattttcatttttaaattatgactactgttgaaaaattaatgtttcttCTTAATTTTTCAGCTCTCATTTTAACAGTTTAAcacataataataattattgtcTTTTATTGATCTTCTACGGACCCTCCGATCTAACTAAGATCTTCTTTTAATATAAACATATAATTGAGTAAACAACATTAAACGATTTGTTTCTAAAACAATTCCTCAAATTACAAGTGCCACAGCAGGTGTCGGAGTATCTCCATGAAATGTTGCGATATCACGCTAAACAAATTAGCGTTGAGTCAGATGCAGTTAAGCGGAAAATACATAATACTTACATGTATGGTATACGTATGCGTTTTAACgtacaaaataaatctttgTAAAACACGAAATCAATGCTCCTAGATTTCTCCAGATATAATTTGAGGTATAGTTTGGTACAGGTACAGGTACAGGTATAGTTTGACGAATGATAAAAGAATTGTACTATTTGACCATTATTCGGAAGGAACTAccattgtttatttatatgaTTTGagctataattttttttcaattatcatttttaataataactttttaatttaaaattcgcCTTCATTGCTATTTGAATGTGTAAGTAGAGTATGATGGAATTCCAACACTTTGTTGAACAACTTACAGTGATTTTATATCTTGCTATTTACTCTTTTTAGTCTATTTATCTAGAAGGCCCGATAGTGTATGTGATacacggcgccggttccaggaccgagtatcaaatcccatccagttCGTCTCCCGTAGTAAGGAGtgactatccgactacgtGGCCAAAATAAGTCTTTtaatccagaaatggctggctagaccttagaggtcgttaagccaagaagagataGTCTATTTCAGTTAGCTAGTAAGTTTTGTTGGCTATTCTGttcgaagaaaagaaaaacacatttactaTTTTGTACATAGAAGAGAAAATGTACTCCTACatacaaaatacaatttttatattgttaaCAGTGTGCAAATTGAACTGACCATAAACCTTGAGTCTAATGACATCATTAAGCAGAGTTCGATTCATTCCGTTTATTATACGATATGACACAGACTTTTAACAACACGAACTACATTATACAGGAATAATACAGATCATACATCAATTCCGAAACATTACGGTTTAATTACAAAATCCCTGTTTTATGTTATGGCAAGAACttacaaacaaattgattaTGGCTTTATTCGTCTTATGTTTGCTAGATATAATAAAATGGATCagaaaattggttttaataTGCaacaatattgcaaaaaataaataaacaacgaaagaaaaaaaacggatcaaTACACTCGTTATATGAAATTGTGGGCTGGCCCGGtagtgcatgtgataaacggagccggtccacacggcaggatcgtattcaaatcccatccggaccgttcccccgtagcaaggactgactatccggctacgtggtaaaataagtctagtaagccagaaatggccggcgtgacctgtaaggtcgttaaaagccaagaagagagagagagagaaatgaaattgtagattttaattttaaatcaactGTAATGTTTCCAACTATAacacttttttcatttcctcaGGCATGACCTAGGAAAGTGGCAACCAAACCAAATTTGAATCACAAATATTTAGTCCATAATGTAAAAAAGGCAAATTTATACAAACACCATAGAACATTATTGGGCAGGGTTATGGTCCCGTACTTAGCACGCAGTCTCAAATTGTTAATCAAAATCTGATGAATCGGGGTCCACTTAGTACTTAGCCAATGTGACGACAGCATGTCCAAAATGATCATTGCTtggataatattttaaacaaaaaaatataacaagaaATAAGACGGTGATCGTTGCTTTTTTCGAATTTGGTGATCAGCTATGCGTATGCTATGCTTCCCAATACATCAATAAGATGAGAACATAGGCGCCGGTCACACGGCGACTCATGAGACGTCCAAAATTCACGAAGTCAtacaatatttcaaaaaatagGTCCTGCACTCGACGCAGCCACAAATCACGAAGTGAAAGAGGATTGCGATCCGCATATGCACTGCTTATGGTTTTATTAGAATGACACGGACGGTGCATTCGGGATAGCAATCGGTGAAGCGTTGTCTCGCTTATGGAGTGTGGTAAAGTATAAAGGGTTTATTTCGGCTTTCTACGAAGTTAGTTGTGGTCGCGGGCAGGACGTGGACGCGTCCTGTGTAACTTCTGCCATACTATTCTATATGAaatatttgagagaaaaggaTAGCTATTCTTAGTGACGTCATAACACGCGTGTGAGTGAGAAAGCTTCTCTGCATGAGTGGGCCAACACGAGGAATGCACATCTAACcgcatgtgtgtatgtatgcgtaCAATCCACAATAAAGGAAAAGCTTTCTATTTCGGTGGATTCGTTATGTCGACGAAAATAAGCTTTTTGCGCGTAGCCGAAAAAGTAGattattcaaacaatttacttTGGTGTCTTTATTGCAAATGTGAGTAAATGCTTcagtttaaattaaacaaacaatgctGTTCGTAacaattgttttcttattttcttcgATCACAACTGTCATTGTTAATTCTTTTTCCATTGCCAGCTGTCAAGATAAACCTGTTGATTTTCCAACCCAGCACGGGACCCTTAACTACAACGCGTTTCGCGGTTCTGCATGTAATTTGCAATCATTTCTACCATCGACTTACACAGGAGAACTCTATATCGAAACTATGTCTACAAAGTTCAGCTGCATTGTAGCAGTTTGCGAAAACCGCGGTATCGGTATCAAAGGAGATCTACCATGGaaattaaagtaaatgaaAAGTACATGCTATTTACACTTGAGCACCTAATGTATCCTACATTGGTTATTTCCCCTTAGGCAAGAACTGAAGTACTTTTCACGAACTACGAAGAAAGTGGACGATGCTGGCAAACGAAATGCAGTCATTATGGGAAGAAAAACTTATTTTGGTGTGCCTGAGAGTAAGCGACCATTACCTGATCGCTTAAATATAGTTCTAACGCGCAATGCCTCGTCGCATGCATTTCCTCCGGATGTGCTTGTTTGCGGTAGTCTCCAAGAAGCATTGGTTAAGCTTGATACGACGAACTATGGCAAGGATATCGAAAACATTTGGGTTGTTGGCGGTAACAGCGTGTACAAAGAAGCCATGGAATCCAATCGTTGCCATCGTGTCTATTTGACGGAAATCAAAAAACAGTTCGAATGTGATGCGTTCTTCCCAGAAATGCCCAAATCGTTTGTGCTTGTAGACAATGATCCTGATATTCCGAATGAtgtgcaagaagaaaacggAATCCAGTACATGTACAAGATTTATGAGAACAAACATTAACAAACAACGTTTGAATGGTCGAGGCGCAACTTACGTTCTATCGTCATCGATCATCGCTTAGATTCTTGCAAAAGTTCATACAGCTGTGCAAGCTGTTCATCGCGGAAGTGGTTTAGTTGATTTTCTGTCAAATCTTCTCCTAGCATTCCAACCGGTCCAGGCTTACCACGCAAGCCTAATTGCTGTGCCAGATTAATTGCATATCCCTATAAGAG
Proteins encoded in this window:
- the LOC125761888 gene encoding dihydrofolate reductase, producing the protein MSTKFSCIVAVCENRGIGIKGDLPWKLKQELKYFSRTTKKVDDAGKRNAVIMGRKTYFGVPESKRPLPDRLNIVLTRNASSHAFPPDVLVCGSLQEALVKLDTTNYGKDIENIWVVGGNSVYKEAMESNRCHRVYLTEIKKQFECDAFFPEMPKSFVLVDNDPDIPNDVQEENGIQYMYKIYENKH